Proteins from a single region of Gambusia affinis linkage group LG12, SWU_Gaff_1.0, whole genome shotgun sequence:
- the LOC122841417 gene encoding zinc finger protein 420-like produces the protein MSSVQHLRDFIRQRLTAAAEEIFTEVEKTIVRYEEDIKLLETCWNKPQIKLTTTERPNPRFHGEDGVQTDQSASENLGEPEPPRLQRNLQERRPPHHPVSQTEPEYSWLNQNQQEAEPPQEEPRCAEVKEELDEPEPPTELNQEEVKEDQPELLQIKEEEEEEEEEACGSQQVEQFILKQEHFDFTEPLSQEADLSEGEPNIQRLYAVSFPSAGNQSHEERSFPTSDATLSTADKSVKCDVCGKVFKKKHHFNRHQRIHSGVRPYACTICGKGFTQSGHLKNHIRTHTGERPFSCDTCGKSFSQVVSLNVHMRIHTGERPYACEICGKSFTVVTNLNFHRGTHADERPFPCETCGKGFGNYTSLKAHRRIHTQGRLHFCETCGKSFTKNAALKVHMRTHTGERPYLCERCGKCFISKGDLKAHVRTHTGERPFTCGTCGKSFIQRGTLNVHMRSHTAGTNANAELLGFKTQHVNSRVSGRNWNLLEFVLKDEDFPFMETPTYQHRDFDEAELSGDQNRYQEESSSPVSESRSDSVWCLYNLGSTGERPFSCETCGKNYTQAGDFMNQHVWKEEEEEEEDLSEQQLWIQQNFSVLDQEELGCPGIKEEPVEPELPDAAEEQDEEELADQREPEHLLIKEEQEELQLSHIKEEPEPAGFGSDRGEPEPLVIKEETVQAEPSHIKEEQGELELSGVKKEQEEPEPAVEPGGHSEPSQFEEPQLLSFLIHSSQQIQQLLVTHSADGLLDSWPDQRRSSREPEPEPEVDHLYSRSGRSEAGSSGPVSDSRVHSDPEPPVKCDVCGKVFRYEHSLVEHQGVHSGVKPYACDSCGKSFTQPSGLKVHMRIHTGERPFTCETCGKSFRYSSHFHVHRRTHTGENSFSCNTCGKVFTRIGSLNVHMRFHTGDWPFSCDTCGRGFSNGFQLDIHRRTHAGEWPFFCETCGKGFCRRFSLKVHRKTHTAERPYKCETCGKSFRDPSYLNVHKRTHTGEKYSCSTCGKSFTQLGSLNVHSRMHTGERPYLCVTCGKGFINSSQLSLHSRTHTGEKPFSCDACGQSFSRNSSLVVHMRTHTGERPYHCRTCGKNFTQYGVLQIHVRTHTGEKPFSCSACGKKFNQSSSLIKHMQVHTQRKAVPL, from the exons atgtcttcagttcagcaTCTGAGGGATTTTATCAGACAGAGATTAACTGCTGCTGCGGAAGAAATCTTCACCGAGGTTGAAAAAACCATCGTCCGCTACGAGGAGGACATTAAACTGCTGGAAACCTGCTGGAATAAACCTCAGATAAAACTCACCACGACCG AGCGCCCAAATCCTCGTTTCCATGGTGAGGATGGGGTTCAAACAGACCAGAGTGCCAGTGAAAACCTGggggaaccagaacctccacgTCTCCAGAGGAACCTGCAGGAACGCAGGCCTCCCCATCATCCAGTCAGCCAGACGGAACCAGAATATTCCTGGTtgaatcagaaccagcaggaagcagaaccTCCACAGGAGGAGCCGCGGTGTGCGGAGGTTAAAGAGGAGCTGGACGAACCAGAACCTCCGACTGAACTGAACCAGGAGGAGGTTAAAGAGGATCAACCGGAGCTGCTGCAGAttaaagaggaggaagaggaggaggaggaggaggcgtgCGGCAGCCAGCAGGTGGAGCAGTTCATCCTGAAGCAGGAGCATTTCGACTTCACTGAGCCTCTGAGTCAGGAAGCCGACCTCAGTGAGGGAGAACCCAACATCCAGCGTCTGTACGCCGTCAGCTTCCCTTCGGCTGGGAACCAGAGCCACGAAGAACGCAGCTTCCCCACGTCTGACGCGACTTTGTCCACCGCCGATAAATCGGTCAAATGCGACGTTTGTGGGAAAGTGTTTAAGAAGAAGCATCACTTCAACCGCCATCAGAGGATCCACTCAGGCGTGCGGCCGTACGCTTGTACGATCTGCGGGAAAGGCTTCACGCAGAGCGGCCACCTGAAGAACCACATCAGGACTCACACCGGCGAGCGGCCCTTCTCCTGCGACACCTGTGGGAAAAGTTTCTCTCAGGTTGTCAGCCTGAACGTCCACATGCGGATCCACACCGGCGAGAGGCCGTACGCCTGCGAAATCTGCGGTAAAAGTTTTACGGTGGTGACCAACCTGAACTTCCACAGGGGAACCCACGCGGACGAGAGGCCGTTCCCCTGTGAGACCTGTGGGAAGGGCTTCGGGAACTACACGTCGCTCAAAGCTCACCGCAGGATCCACACACAGGGCCGGCTGCATTTCTGCGAAACCTGCGGGAAAAGCTTCACCAAAAACGCAGCGCTGAAGGTCCACATGAGGACGCACACGGGCGAGAGGCCGTACCTGTGTGAACGCTGTGGGAAATGTTTCATCAGTAAGGGGGACCTGAAAGCTCACGTTAGAACACACACCGGCGAGAGGCCGTTCACCTGCGGGACCTGTGGGAAAAGTTTCATCCAGAGAGGAACTCTGAACGTCCACATGAGGAGCCACACTGCAGGAACAAACGCCAACGCTGA ACTGCTGGGCTTTAAAACTCAACATGTCAACAGTAGAGTTAGTGGGAGAAACTGGAATCTACTGGAGTTTGTCTTGAAGGATGAAGACTTTCCTTTCATGGAGACTCCCACCTATCAACACAGAGACTTTGATGAAGCAGAACTGAGCGGCGATCAGAACCGGTACCAGGAGGAAAGCAGCTCTCCTGTGTCAGAGAGCCGCTCTGATTCTGTCTGGTGCCTCTACAACCT AGGATCCACCGGCGAGAGGCCCTTCTCCTGTGAGACGTGTGGGAAAAACTACACCCAGGCTGGCG ATTTTATGAATCAGCATGTttggaaggaggaagaggaggaggaggaagatctctctgagcagcagctttgGATCCAACAGAACTTCTCTGTTCTGGACCAGGAGGAACTCGGATGTCCGGGTATTAAAGAGGAACCGGTGGAACCAGAACTTCCTGATGCTGCAGAGGAACAAGATGAGGAAGAACTGGCAGATCAGAGGGAACCAGAACATTTACTGATCAAAGAGGAACAGGAGGAACTGCAACTTTCACACATtaaggaggaaccagaacctgcaggaTTCGGATCAGATCGAGGGGAACCAGAACCTTTAGTGATTAAAGAGGAAACGGTACAAGCAGAACCTTCACATATTAAGGAAGAACAGGGTGAACTAGAGCTTTCAGGGGTCAAGAAGGagcaggaggaaccagaacctgcagtAGAACCTGGAGGACATTCAGAACCGTCCCAGTTTGAGGAGCCTCAGCTGCTGTCCTTCCTGATCCACAGCAGTCAGCAGATCCAGCAGCTGTTGGTGACCCACTCGGCTGATGGCTTATTGGACTCCTGGCCGGATCAGAGGCGCAGCTCCagggaaccagaaccagaaccagaagtgGATCATCTGTACAGCCGGTCTGGCCGGAGTGAGGCAGGAAGCAGCGGTCCTGTGTCTGACAGCCGGGTCCACTCCGACCCAGAACCACCGGTGAAATGTGACGTCTGTGGGAAAGTGTTCAGGTACGAGCACAGCCTGGTGGAACACCAGGGCGTCCACTCAGGGGTAAAGCCGTACGCCTGCGACTCGTGTGGGAAGAGCTTCACGCAGCCCAGCGGGCTGAAGGTCCACATGAGGATCCACACCGGGGAGAGACCCTTCACCTGCGAGACCTGTGGGAAGAGCTTCCGCTACAGCAGCCACTTCCACGTCCACCGCAGGACTCACACGGGGGAAAACTCCTTCTCCTGCAACACCTGTGGGAAGGTCTTCACTCGGATCGGCAGCCTGAATGTACACATGAGGTTTCACACGGGCGACTGGCCCTTTTCCTGTGACACATGTGGGCGGGGCTTCAGTAACGGCTTCCAGCTGGACATCCATAGGAGGACGCACGCCGGCGAGTGGCCCTTCTTCTGTGAGACCTGTGGGAAAGGATTCTGCAGGCGCTTCAGTCTGAAGGTTCACAGGAAGACGCACACAGCCGAGAGGCCTTACAAGTGTGAAACCTGTGGGAAAAGTTTCCGTGACCCTTCGTATTTAAACGTTCACAAGAGAACTCACACAGGGGAGAAGTACTCCTGTTCCACATGTGGGAAGAGCTTCACCCAGCTGGGCAGTTTGAACGTCCACAGCAGGATGCACACAGGAGAGCGGCCATATCTGTGTGTGACGTGTGGAAAAGGTTTCATCAACAGCAGCCAGCTGAGTCTGCACAGCAGGACTCACACGGGTGAGAAACCGTTTTCCTGTGACGCCTGTGGTCAGAGCTTCTCCAGGAACAGCAGCCTGGTTGTCCACATGAGGACACACACCGGGGAGAGACCCTACCACTGCAGGACATGTGGGAAAAACTTCACCCAGTACGGCGTTCTGCAGATCCATGTCAGAACCCACACCGGGGAAAAACCCTTTTCCTGTTCagcatgtggaaaaaaattcaatcaGAGCAGCAGTTTGATCAAACACATGCAGGTTCACACCCAGAGGAAGGCTGTTCCTCTCTAA